From a region of the Haloferax volcanii DS2 genome:
- a CDS encoding molybdopterin biosynthesis protein — MRKQFRDLASPEDAREAIASLDLTPDAETVALDDARGRVLAERIDAELDVPGFDRASMDGYAVRARDTFGADEADPVELDLAGAVHAGNEPDVAVDPGTAVEISTGAVMPPGADAVVIVERTEERDGSLVVYSSVAPGDSVMPAGTDTAAGARALGPGTRLTPREIGLLSALGVDEVPVRGKPTVGIVSTGDELVRPGDELRPEAGEIYDVNSYTIAAGVEEAGGVPKLYPHAGDDYEEMERLLRRAADECDLVLSSGSTSASAVDVIYRVVEERGELLLHGVSVKPGKPMLVGTLGEGSAYIGLPGYPVSALTIFRTFVAPAVRDAAGLPEPRTATVEGTMAARERYAEGRTRLMPVGLVADGDGETLVYPVDKGSGATTSLVEADGVVEVSADVEYLAEGESVTVHLFSPDVRAPALLGVGEDDPALSRVLDRVSSPRYLPFGSREGLRRLRDGISDVAVVAGDRGDAIDDIDAVELGSWTREWGLVVPAGNPDGVSGLADLVDDDLRFINRDSNSGLRTDLGNAVAALADERGTTRHELVESIEGFDRGTKAFESPARAVAAGRADAGLGLRATADSLGLDFVSLGTQPVAVLANPARIEKPGVDSLRDALAASDDAFADLSGFERGQTPR, encoded by the coding sequence ATGAGAAAGCAGTTCCGCGACCTCGCCTCCCCCGAGGACGCCCGCGAGGCCATCGCGTCGCTCGACCTGACGCCCGACGCCGAGACCGTGGCGCTCGACGACGCCCGCGGCCGCGTCCTCGCCGAGCGCATCGACGCCGAACTCGACGTGCCCGGCTTCGACCGCGCGAGCATGGACGGCTACGCGGTCCGCGCCCGCGACACCTTCGGCGCGGACGAGGCCGACCCGGTCGAACTCGACCTCGCCGGAGCGGTCCACGCCGGCAACGAACCGGACGTGGCGGTCGACCCCGGGACCGCCGTCGAAATCTCCACCGGCGCGGTGATGCCGCCGGGCGCGGACGCCGTCGTCATCGTGGAACGAACCGAGGAGCGAGACGGCTCGCTCGTCGTCTACTCGTCGGTCGCCCCCGGCGACAGCGTGATGCCCGCCGGGACCGACACCGCCGCCGGCGCGCGCGCCCTCGGCCCCGGGACGCGCCTGACGCCCCGCGAAATCGGCCTGCTGTCGGCGCTCGGCGTCGACGAGGTTCCGGTCCGCGGGAAGCCCACCGTGGGCATCGTCTCGACCGGCGACGAACTCGTCCGGCCGGGCGACGAACTACGCCCCGAGGCGGGCGAAATCTACGACGTGAACTCCTACACCATCGCCGCGGGGGTCGAGGAGGCCGGCGGCGTGCCGAAGCTCTACCCCCACGCGGGCGACGACTACGAGGAGATGGAGCGCCTGCTTCGGCGGGCGGCCGACGAGTGCGACCTCGTGCTCTCGTCTGGCTCCACGTCCGCGAGCGCGGTCGACGTCATCTACCGTGTGGTCGAAGAGCGCGGCGAACTCCTGCTGCACGGCGTCTCCGTCAAACCCGGCAAACCCATGCTCGTCGGCACGCTCGGGGAGGGGAGCGCCTACATCGGCCTGCCGGGCTACCCGGTGTCGGCCCTCACCATCTTCCGGACGTTCGTCGCGCCGGCGGTCCGCGACGCCGCGGGCCTCCCGGAGCCCCGGACCGCGACGGTCGAGGGGACGATGGCCGCCCGCGAGCGGTACGCCGAGGGCCGGACGCGGCTCATGCCCGTCGGACTCGTCGCCGACGGCGACGGAGAGACGCTCGTCTACCCCGTCGACAAGGGGTCCGGCGCGACGACGAGCCTCGTCGAGGCCGACGGCGTCGTCGAGGTTTCGGCCGACGTGGAGTACCTCGCGGAAGGCGAGTCGGTGACGGTCCACCTGTTCTCGCCCGACGTTCGCGCGCCGGCACTGCTCGGCGTCGGCGAGGACGACCCCGCGCTCTCGCGCGTCCTCGACCGCGTGTCGTCGCCGCGGTATCTCCCGTTCGGCTCCCGCGAGGGCCTGCGACGGCTCCGAGACGGTATCTCGGACGTGGCCGTCGTCGCGGGCGACCGGGGCGACGCCATCGACGACATCGACGCGGTCGAACTCGGCTCGTGGACCCGCGAGTGGGGCCTCGTCGTCCCCGCCGGCAACCCCGACGGCGTGTCCGGCCTCGCGGACCTCGTGGACGACGACCTCCGCTTTATCAACCGGGATTCGAACTCCGGCCTGCGGACCGACCTCGGAAACGCGGTCGCCGCCCTCGCCGACGAGCGCGGGACGACCCGCCACGAACTCGTGGAGTCAATCGAAGGGTTCGACCGCGGGACGAAGGCGTTCGAGAGCCCGGCGCGGGCGGTCGCCGCCGGCCGCGCCGACGCGGGACTCGGCCTCCGCGCGACCGCCGACTCGCTCGGACTCGACTTCGTCTCGCTCGGGACACAGCCGGTCGCCGTCCTCGCGAATCCGGCCCGGATCGAGAAACCCGGCGTCGACTCGCTCCGCGACGCGCTCGCGGCGAGTGACGATGCCTTTGCCGACCTCTCAGGGTTCGAGAGGGGCCAAACACCCCGGTAA
- the lwrS gene encoding LWR-salt protein has product MSDGETAGLTYVFRVRFRLDAASGVETDPREFETTVRVTPPPPGEEGWLLFRDALWRVEVNDERHARDLASSWLDAPVVSCSFSELRTDEASLAAFREAVAADLDAFNADSVREVLHKYFGSAIRVESSDS; this is encoded by the coding sequence GTGAGCGACGGGGAGACCGCGGGACTCACCTACGTCTTCCGGGTTCGCTTTCGACTCGATGCGGCGTCGGGCGTCGAGACCGACCCGCGGGAGTTCGAGACGACGGTCCGCGTCACGCCGCCGCCGCCCGGCGAGGAGGGCTGGCTGCTGTTCCGCGACGCGCTGTGGCGCGTCGAGGTGAACGACGAGCGCCACGCTCGCGACCTCGCGTCGTCGTGGCTCGACGCGCCCGTCGTCTCGTGTTCGTTCTCCGAACTCCGGACCGACGAGGCGTCGCTGGCCGCCTTCCGCGAGGCCGTCGCCGCGGACCTCGACGCGTTCAACGCCGACTCGGTCCGCGAGGTGCTCCACAAGTACTTCGGGAGCGCGATTCGAGTCGAATCGAGCGATTCGTGA
- a CDS encoding molybdopterin molybdotransferase MoeA, producing MNHDDRRTAGFKQRTRLSDAREALLAAATPHDRIVRRPLAEADGRALAEDAVAPADVPGYDRAAMDGYAVRASDTFGASGRSPNVLRIVDGPVEPGTAARVHTGSDVPEGADAVVMVEHTERLGDELEVFDALAEGENVGERGEDVREGTPLFEAGHELRPSDIGLLRSVGVEEVTLFERPRVSVVPTGEELVESDPGPGEVIETNGLTVSRLVERWGGEASYRDIVVDDADLLREAVESDLDHDVVVTTGGSSVGERDLIPEVIDDIGEVLVHGVALKPGHPVAVGVVEGTPVVMLPGYPVACVVNAFQFLRPVLKHVGSLPERPLPTQEATLTRKLPSSPGTRTFARVKLDPSGDESTAEPTRTSGSGILSSVALADGWVVVPEEIEGYDEGDTVAVEGWEWSA from the coding sequence ATGAACCACGACGACCGACGCACGGCCGGGTTCAAGCAACGAACGCGGCTGTCGGACGCCCGCGAGGCGCTTCTCGCGGCGGCGACGCCGCACGACCGAATCGTGCGCCGACCGCTCGCCGAGGCCGACGGCCGGGCGCTCGCGGAGGACGCGGTCGCCCCCGCCGACGTGCCGGGCTACGACCGCGCCGCCATGGACGGTTACGCCGTTCGCGCGTCGGACACCTTCGGCGCGAGCGGTCGCTCACCGAACGTCCTCCGAATCGTCGACGGCCCGGTCGAACCGGGGACCGCCGCCCGCGTCCACACCGGCAGCGACGTGCCCGAGGGGGCCGACGCCGTCGTGATGGTCGAACACACCGAGCGCCTCGGCGACGAACTCGAAGTGTTCGACGCGCTCGCGGAGGGCGAGAACGTCGGGGAGCGCGGCGAAGACGTCCGCGAGGGAACCCCGCTGTTCGAGGCCGGTCACGAGCTTCGCCCGTCGGACATCGGCCTGCTTCGCTCCGTCGGCGTCGAGGAGGTGACGCTGTTCGAGCGCCCCCGCGTCTCCGTCGTCCCGACCGGCGAGGAGCTCGTCGAGTCCGACCCCGGCCCCGGCGAGGTCATCGAAACTAACGGCCTGACCGTCTCCCGGCTGGTCGAACGCTGGGGCGGCGAAGCGAGCTACCGCGACATCGTCGTCGACGACGCCGACCTGCTCCGCGAGGCCGTCGAATCGGACCTCGACCACGACGTTGTCGTCACCACCGGCGGGTCGTCGGTCGGTGAACGCGACCTCATCCCCGAGGTCATCGACGATATCGGTGAGGTGCTGGTCCACGGCGTCGCCCTCAAACCCGGCCACCCCGTCGCGGTCGGCGTGGTCGAGGGCACGCCCGTCGTCATGCTTCCCGGCTACCCGGTCGCCTGCGTCGTCAACGCCTTCCAGTTCCTCCGACCGGTGCTGAAGCACGTCGGCTCACTCCCCGAGCGCCCCCTGCCGACGCAGGAGGCGACGCTCACCAGAAAACTCCCGAGTTCCCCCGGCACGCGGACGTTCGCCCGCGTCAAACTCGACCCGTCGGGCGACGAGTCGACCGCCGAGCCGACCCGGACGAGCGGGTCGGGCATCCTCTCCAGCGTCGCGCTCGCGGACGGCTGGGTCGTCGTCCCCGAGGAGATAGAGGGCTACGACGAGGGCGACACGGTCGCCGTCGAGGGCTGGGAGTGGTCCGCATGA
- a CDS encoding 4a-hydroxytetrahydrobiopterin dehydratase: MAELLSDDEIDAQLGSDWERDGDEIVRVYEFDDYLDGVAFAASVGEVAEEEFHHPEITIRYQEVEVRLTSHEEGGITDKDLRLADLFDDEL; encoded by the coding sequence ATGGCAGAGCTGCTCTCGGACGACGAAATCGACGCACAGCTCGGGTCGGATTGGGAACGCGACGGCGACGAAATCGTCCGCGTCTACGAGTTCGACGACTACCTCGACGGCGTGGCGTTCGCCGCCAGCGTGGGCGAGGTGGCCGAAGAGGAGTTCCACCACCCCGAGATAACGATTCGGTACCAGGAGGTCGAAGTCCGCCTCACGAGCCACGAGGAAGGCGGCATCACGGATAAGGACCTCCGACTCGCTGACCTGTTCGACGACGAGCTGTGA
- a CDS encoding response regulator has translation MNRPLKVLHVDDDPEMLALSAAAFRQLDAVSFLTAETATEALDVIAAESVDCVVSDSLVLPNGVPLVKAVRQEHADIPILLFTAKEWPEVADVASTAGVTEYVQKAGPGDLATVLQRVRGIVDDDSADSALAVGASAVTQALEDHADAAAEATFGLDDNWELVGQWFGDEELGIVIVEAVESYGGLSAIETPLYEYIDTDALEELLRPVVEDEERPGVEVRFPYEDVQVAVTSTGDIFARPTPEHTLS, from the coding sequence ATGAACCGCCCGCTGAAGGTCCTACACGTCGACGACGACCCCGAGATGCTCGCCCTCTCGGCCGCCGCGTTCCGCCAACTCGACGCCGTCTCCTTTCTCACCGCCGAGACGGCGACGGAGGCGCTCGACGTCATCGCCGCCGAGTCGGTCGACTGCGTCGTGAGCGACTCGCTCGTCCTCCCCAACGGAGTGCCGCTCGTCAAGGCCGTCCGACAGGAGCACGCGGACATCCCCATCCTCCTGTTCACGGCGAAAGAATGGCCAGAGGTTGCCGATGTCGCCTCGACCGCCGGCGTCACCGAGTACGTCCAGAAGGCCGGCCCCGGCGACCTCGCGACGGTCCTCCAGCGCGTGCGCGGCATCGTCGACGACGACAGCGCCGACTCCGCGCTCGCCGTCGGCGCCTCCGCGGTCACGCAGGCCCTCGAAGACCACGCCGACGCGGCCGCCGAGGCCACGTTCGGCCTCGACGATAACTGGGAACTCGTCGGGCAATGGTTCGGTGACGAGGAACTCGGCATCGTCATCGTGGAAGCCGTCGAGTCTTACGGCGGACTCTCGGCCATCGAGACGCCGCTGTACGAGTACATCGACACCGACGCGCTCGAAGAACTGCTCCGACCCGTCGTCGAGGACGAAGAGCGCCCCGGCGTCGAGGTCCGGTTCCCGTACGAAGACGTTCAGGTCGCCGTCACGAGCACCGGCGACATCTTCGCCCGCCCGACGCCCGAACACACGCTGTCCTGA
- a CDS encoding Hsp20/alpha crystallin family protein, with protein sequence MSALRDALSDLPDAVFADLLESETAYLLVLDLPGVTAETAELRIEKGRLVVEARRDKQLPAEFDYVREERPLFLDAEVPLPPDAVADEAEASMERGTLEIRLPKREAASERTIPITTGDEDA encoded by the coding sequence ATGTCAGCACTGCGCGACGCGCTGTCCGACCTCCCGGACGCGGTGTTCGCCGACCTGTTGGAGTCCGAGACGGCCTACCTCTTGGTCCTCGACCTCCCGGGCGTGACCGCCGAGACGGCGGAGCTTCGGATCGAGAAAGGCCGATTGGTCGTCGAAGCGCGACGCGACAAACAGCTTCCCGCCGAGTTCGACTACGTCCGCGAGGAACGACCGCTGTTCCTCGACGCCGAAGTTCCCCTCCCGCCTGACGCCGTGGCCGACGAGGCCGAGGCGTCGATGGAACGCGGGACGCTGGAAATCCGGCTCCCCAAGCGCGAGGCCGCCTCCGAGCGGACCATCCCCATTACCACCGGCGACGAAGACGCCTGA
- a CDS encoding HAD family hydrolase produces the protein MVADDYDFWLFDLDGTLVDAEWSYTRDVFDRVGDRLGRQFTDREAETIWHGLGGARDPMLREWGIDPAEFWPAFHREEDPVKRAEVTYLHDDAERLIEEIRAAGRPVGIVTHCQQFLTDPVLDHLDVRDWFDTVVCCTEETGWKPDAAPVRRAIGGLGLDDRLLTDGGTAGVLAGDGESDIGAAWNAGLDGIHVERHGPEHRGRCVLGEYRVESFDDLVRSG, from the coding sequence ATGGTCGCCGATGACTACGATTTCTGGCTGTTCGACCTCGACGGAACCCTCGTCGACGCCGAGTGGTCGTACACGCGCGACGTGTTCGACCGCGTCGGTGACCGACTGGGTCGTCAGTTCACGGACCGCGAAGCCGAGACCATCTGGCACGGACTCGGCGGCGCGCGCGACCCGATGCTCCGCGAGTGGGGCATCGACCCCGCCGAGTTCTGGCCCGCGTTCCACCGCGAGGAAGACCCCGTAAAGCGAGCCGAAGTGACGTACCTCCACGACGACGCCGAGCGCCTCATCGAGGAGATTCGCGCCGCCGGCCGGCCGGTCGGCATCGTCACGCACTGTCAGCAGTTCCTGACCGACCCCGTGTTGGACCATCTCGACGTGCGCGACTGGTTCGACACCGTCGTCTGCTGCACCGAGGAGACGGGGTGGAAACCCGACGCCGCGCCGGTGCGGCGGGCTATCGGCGGGCTGGGGTTGGACGACCGGCTCCTGACCGACGGCGGCACCGCGGGCGTGCTCGCCGGCGACGGCGAAAGCGATATCGGGGCCGCGTGGAACGCCGGTTTGGACGGCATCCACGTCGAGCGCCACGGTCCGGAACACCGCGGGCGCTGCGTGCTCGGGGAGTACCGCGTCGAGAGCTTCGACGACCTCGTTCGCTCCGGATAG
- the hemA gene encoding glutamyl-tRNA reductase: protein MRDSGVISGVSVAHDRASVREIEAASSDDVQTVVERLLARDGVSEAFSLQTCNRAEAYVVTDDATDGRRALDDFAPDVRDGSVRHMDHEETLRHLMRVASGLESLVLGEDQILGQVKAGIEAAREQDAIGPMLEDALMKAVHVGERARDETAINEGAVSLGSAAVRLARGELDAPIGEVEALVVGAGEMGTLATKALASVDVGDLVVANRTVANARHLAREVPGVSKAVGLGDLGGRLRDADLVITATSSPDYVVTPNQLDDAGETMLIDIAQPRDVDPDASDLAGVRVHDIDDLETVTDRTAERRERAASEVEAMIDEEFDRLLAAYKRKRADEAISSMYEAAEHVKRREVSTALSKLESQGDLTDEQRETVESLADALVGQILAAPTKSLRDAAGDDDWTTIQTAMQLFNPDFGDLGASESAGPSGPSIEFSGEPPEDLDREALEGEVPRRVLEQLSDD from the coding sequence ATGAGAGATTCGGGCGTCATCTCCGGTGTGAGCGTCGCCCACGACCGGGCCAGCGTTCGCGAGATAGAAGCCGCTTCGAGCGACGACGTTCAGACGGTCGTCGAGCGACTCCTCGCCCGCGACGGCGTCTCAGAGGCCTTTTCGCTTCAGACGTGTAACCGCGCCGAGGCGTACGTCGTCACCGACGACGCGACCGACGGCCGCCGCGCGCTCGACGACTTCGCTCCCGACGTCCGAGACGGGAGCGTCCGCCACATGGACCACGAAGAGACCCTGCGCCACCTCATGCGCGTGGCGTCGGGGCTCGAATCGCTCGTCCTCGGCGAGGACCAGATTCTCGGACAGGTCAAAGCCGGCATCGAGGCCGCCCGCGAACAGGACGCCATCGGCCCGATGCTCGAAGACGCGCTCATGAAGGCCGTCCACGTCGGCGAGCGCGCCCGCGACGAGACGGCCATCAACGAGGGGGCCGTCTCCCTCGGGAGCGCCGCCGTCAGGCTCGCGCGGGGCGAACTCGACGCACCCATCGGCGAGGTCGAAGCCCTCGTCGTCGGGGCCGGCGAGATGGGCACGCTCGCGACGAAGGCGCTCGCGTCGGTCGACGTGGGCGACCTCGTCGTCGCGAACCGGACGGTCGCCAACGCCCGCCACCTCGCCCGCGAGGTGCCGGGCGTCTCGAAGGCCGTCGGACTGGGCGACCTCGGCGGTCGCCTCCGCGACGCCGACCTCGTCATCACGGCCACGAGCAGCCCCGACTACGTCGTCACCCCGAACCAGTTGGACGACGCCGGCGAGACGATGCTCATCGACATCGCCCAGCCGCGGGACGTCGACCCCGACGCCAGCGACCTCGCCGGCGTCCGCGTCCACGACATCGACGATTTGGAGACGGTGACCGACCGGACCGCGGAGCGCCGCGAGCGCGCCGCCAGCGAGGTCGAGGCGATGATAGACGAGGAGTTCGACCGCCTGCTCGCCGCCTACAAGCGCAAGCGCGCCGACGAGGCCATCAGTTCGATGTACGAGGCCGCAGAGCACGTCAAGCGCCGCGAGGTGTCGACGGCGCTGTCGAAGCTCGAATCGCAGGGCGACCTCACCGACGAGCAACGCGAGACGGTCGAGTCGCTCGCGGACGCGCTCGTCGGCCAAATCCTCGCCGCGCCGACCAAGAGCCTCCGCGACGCCGCCGGCGACGACGACTGGACGACCATCCAGACCGCCATGCAACTGTTCAACCCCGACTTCGGCGACCTCGGGGCGTCGGAGTCGGCCGGGCCGTCCGGACCGTCCATCGAGTTTTCGGGTGAGCCGCCGGAGGACCTCGACCGCGAGGCGCTCGAAGGCGAGGTCCCGCGGCGCGTTCTCGAACAGCTCTCCGACGACTGA